The DNA sequence CGGCGCAGCCACACCTTCCGCGAACCGTCGCCGAACAGCAGCGTCCGCGACAACTCCCACCCCGCGAACTCGGCGTGGATCGCCAGCTGCGTCGTCGCCGTGCGACGGGAGACACCGGCCGGCAGCCGCAGCGGCCGGTACTCCCAGTCCCCGTCGACCACCCCTTCGCCCATCATCCGATCACCTGCATCCCTGCGCCGTCCCCGGACGCGACGAACACGCGCCCGCTGCCTGGATCGACCGCCACCGAGTCCGGCTGGCGGACCGCGGCGAACCGGTGCCGCTCCACCGGCTCCGCGCCGGCCACGTCGAACGCCACCACCTCGTTGCGCCCGGTGAGCGTGATCCACACCAGGTCGCGCGCCTCGTCGTAGGCCATCCCGTACGGCTCGCCCGGCACGGGGTAGCGCAGCCGCATGATCAGCGGACCGGTGGAGAACGCCATCAGCTCACCGCCTCGCGTGTCCACCACGAACACCCGGCCGAACCGGTCGGCCACGGCGTTCGTCGCGCCCTCGCCCGCCCGCAGCCCCGCTCCCGGGCCGTCGGCCGCCGGGTCGAGGTCGAACACCGCGCTGCGCGGCCGGTCCAGCACCACCGCCGCGCCACCCACCGCCACCAGCCGGTCCGGGCTGGAGATGCCGCGCACCACGTGCCCGTCCACCGACACCTGCCGCAGGTCGCGCTGCGCGACCAACGTCCGGTCGCCCACCCGCGCGGTGTCCACCGGCGCGCCGTCCACCGCGCGCTGCGACGACGTCCCGTCCGGGCGGATGGTCACCACGACACCCGCGGGCACCACGGCCTCCACCACGTCACCGACGGTCACCAGCCGTTCCGCCGGACCGGGCAACGGCACCACGACGGGGTCGCTCAGCGTGTCGAGGGGGTACAGGGCCACCGACGGCGGTTCGGCCAGCGCCACCGCCACCCGCCCGCCGGCGACCGCGACCGACGTCGCCCGACCCGACGGCACGACGCGGCCCTCCGGGGCCGTCGCCTGATCCGGTGACACCGCGGGCCGCGCGGGCTCCAACGTCGCCGCGAGCTGCAGCGGATCGGCCGGGTTCTCCTCGGTCGCACAGCCCGAGACCAACGCGACCCCGGTGAGCACTACCGCCGCCAGTCGGCGCAACGTCGGACCTCCCAGTCGACCCCGTTCAGCCCTCCCAGCATCCATCACCGAACCACCATCGTCACGCAGGGGGCGGGTGTTGTCGTTGGTCTGGGCAGGTGATAGTCGGCCGCCACCCGTACCCCTCGGCCGCCCTCGGCGACTAACCCCAGTGAACGGGGGAGGCGTCGCGATGACCGTCGAGGAGCTGCGGGACCGGCACGTGCGACTGCTGCGGGACCGGCGGGTGGTCGACCACCTCGGCCCGCCCGCGCACCCCGCCGACACCGCCGCGCGCTACCACACCTGGACCCAGGTGGCCGCCGAACCGCTGCCCGACCTGCTCGGCCGGCTGGTCGACGCGCGGGTGCGGCCCCGCGCGTACCGGCCCGCGCACCTGCACCGCCAACAACGCACGCTCGACGCCCTCCAGCCCGAGGTGCTGCACCTGGCCCGCGCCGCCGGCTGGGACACCGCCACGCCCGTGCTCGCCGGGGTGTTCCCCACCGGCACCCTGGACACCCTCAGCGTCCCCGTGCCCGGCCGGGGCGTGCTCGTCCTGGTCGACACGGCGCTGCCGGACCTGCTCGGCGCCGTGCTCAAGACCATGACCGGCGCCCTGCCGAACTACGGCACACCGCCCCTGCTCAGCGGCGAGCAGGCGTCCTTCGCCCTGGCCGAAGCCGTCAACGCCCACCTGTACGGCAACGGCGCGGTCCAGGCCCGGCCGCTGCCCGAGCTGTCCGGGCAGCGCGCCGCGCTGGTCTCGCTGATGGCTCGGCGCGCCACCCAGTTCGTGCTGGCCCACGAGTTCGGGCACGTGCTGGCCGGGCACCTGGCGCACGCCCGCCGCCGCACCGACCCCGGCACGCCGGTCGGTGCGCTGGACGCCCAGTCCGTCGGCTGGCGCCGCGAGCACGAAGCCGACCGGATCGCGGCCGTGATCATGCTGCGCAGCCTCGACGACCTCGGGCACCGCGAGCTGGAGGCGCACGAGCCGTACCTGGTCGCGGCCGTGCTGCTGGTGCTGTTCCTGCACGAGGTCACCGACCGGCTCGCCGACGAGCTCGGCCTCACCGTCCCGTTCGCGGGCAACCACCCGCCGCCCGTGCGCCGCATCCAGACCCTGGTCGAGCACCTCGCCGGGCAGGTCCGCACACCCCGCGCCCTCGACCTCGCCGCCGACGCCGCCACCTGGCTGGAGGACCGGCTCGGCGACGTGCGGGAGTGGTTCCGGCTGGTCGCCGACACCCTCCGCTGACGCGGCACCGCATCGCCCGGACGGCTCAGCCGCCGCGAACGGGTCGCGACCACAGCCGACACGGCCGGGTGGCGCGGTTCACCCGCGAGCCTGGTTCGCGGCCACCGCCCACCCGTGCCGCCGCGCCGCTGGTGCGATCCGGGTGCGGGTGACGACACCGCCCGCGCTCATCGAGGGAGGACCATCATGGCCACGTACAACACCGAGATCGGCACCGGCAGCGGTGGCTGGCAGCCCGACGCCGACCTGACCGTCCAGATCGCCAACCGCGGGCAAGTGGTGCCCGCCGACGGCAAACCCGGGACGGGCACCACCGTCACGTGGAGCGGCGACCAGGGCAACGGCAGCGTCACGTTCTTCGACAACGGCGCCACCTTCTCCGGCAGCGCGCAGTTCCCCGGCGAGGGCCCGGTCGGCTACCGGGGCACCTACGCCGGCTGACCCACGGCCCGCCGTTCCGCCGCGGCCCGGGGGTCGTGGCGGAACGGCGGGCGGCCGAGCCCCACCCCGGCCGGACGACCCACCGGTCCGGGCCGGCAACCCGCCCGCGATCCCGCGTGCGCCGCCCTCACGACGCTCACCCGCCCGGCCGGCTCACCCCATCGGCCGTTCCGGGTAACCGAACTCCACCGCGCTCACGTCGTCCAACGCCGCCCGGATCGCCGGGGGCAGCGTCAGCTCCTCGGCCGCCAGCGACCCCAGCAACTGGACGGTGTCCCGCGCGCCCACCACCGGCGCCACCACGCCCGGCCGGTCCCGCACCCACGCCAGCGCCACGCACAGCGCGTTCGTGCCCAACCCGTCCGCCGCCGTCGCCACCGCCTGCACGATCCGCGCCGCCCGCTCGGTGCGGTGCTGCTCCACGTACCCGGCGAAGTGCGCCGACGCGCCCCGCGAGTCCGACGGCGTGCCGTTGCGGTACTTGCCGGTCAGCACGCCCCGGCCCAGCGGCGCCCACGGCAGCAGCCCGATCCCGTGGTGCTGGGCGGCCGGCACCACCTCCCGCTCCACGCCGCGCTCCAGCAGCGAGTACTCCACCTGCGTCGACACCAGCGGCGTGTGGCCCGGCAGCGCCGCCGCCGTGCCCAGCTGCCAGCCCGAGTAGTTCGACACGCCCGCGTACCGGACCCGGCCCGAGGTGACCGCCGCGTCCAGCGCGGACAGCGTCTCCTCCAGCGGCACGTTCGCGTCCCACGCGTGCAGCTGCCACAGGTCGATGTGCTCCACGCGCAACCGGCGCAGCGAGCCGTCCAGGGCGTGCAGCAACGCACCGCGGGACGCGCCGCCGCCGAACGGACCGTCGTTGCGCCGCGCCACCGCCTTCGTCGCGATCACCAGCTCCTCGCGCGGCACGACCTCGCCCAGCAGGCCGCCCAGGATCCGCTCGCTCTCGCCCTCCACGTACACGTCGGCGGTGTCCACCAGGGTGCCGCCGGCCTCGGCGAAGGCCAGCAACTGGGTGGCCGCCTCGTCCGCGTCGGTGTCCCGGCCCCAGGTCATCGTGCCCAGGGCCATCCGGGAGACCCGCAGTCCGCTGCGCCCGAGGTATCGCTGTTCCACGCGGGGGAGCCTAAAGGGTGATCGACTTGCCGGTGGGTCGTGGCACGCGCGGGGTCGAGGCCCAATCCCGTCACGATCGGGGCACACCCGCCCTGGCGAACCAGGTTACCGACCGGTAGGGTCCCGGGTCGTGCGACTGGGACTGAACCTCGGGTACTGGGGCGCGGGCAACGACGCCGCGAACCTCGAACTGGCCAGGGAAGCCGACCGACTGGGCTACTCGGTGGTGTGGGCCGCCGAGGCCTACGGCTCCGACGCGCCCACGGTCCTGGCGTGGGTGGCCGCGCAGACCGAGCGCGTCGACGTCGGCAGCGCGATCCTGCAGATCCCGGCCCGGACGCCGGCCGCCACCGCGATGACCGCCGCCACCCTGGACTCGCTGTCCGGCGGCCGGTTCCGGCTGGGCCTGGGCGTGTCCGGCCCGCAGGTGTCGGAGGGCTGGCACGGCGTGCGGTTCGACAAGCCGCTGGGGCGCACCCGCGAGTACGTCGACATCGTCCGCGCCGCGCTGCGCCGCGAGCGGCTGAGCTACGCCGGCGAGCACTACACGCTGCCGCTGCCCGACGGCCCCGGCAAGGCGCTCACGCTGACCGTGCACCCGGTGCGCGAGCACATCCCCGTCTACCTGGCCGCCATGGGCCCCCGCAACGTCGAGCTCGCCGGGGAGATCGCCGACGGCTGGCTGGCCCTGTTCCTGTCGCCCGAGCACTCCGGCGACGTGCTGGCGTCGCTGCGCGCGGGCCGGGAGAAGGCGGGCAAGACCCTCGACGGGTTCGACATCGCCGCCACCGTCCCCCTGGTCGTCGGCGACGACTGGCGCGCCTGCGCCGACGTCATCCGCCCCTACACCGCGCTCTACGTCGGCGGCATGGGCAGCCGGAAGAAGAACTTCTACAACGACAACGCCGCCCGCATGGGCTTCGCCGCCGAGGCGGCCGAGGTCCAGGAGCGCTACCTCGCCAAGGACTACGAGGGCGCGATGGCCGCCCTGCCCGTGGACTTCCTCGACGCCACCGCCCTGCTCGGCCCGAAGGAGCGCATCGCCGACCGGATGCGCGCGTTCGCCGAAGCGGGGGTCACCACGCTCACCCTTTCGCCCATGCTGCAAGATCTCGATCAGGGGATCGCCGCGCTCCGCACGGCGATCGAAGCTCTGGATCTGGCAGGAGTGGGTAGTTGAGCTGGTTGCAGGCCATCGTCCTCGGACTCGTCCAAGGACTCACGGAATTCCTGCCCATTTCCTCGTCGGGTCACATCAGGATCGTCTCCACGCTGTTCTTCGGCAACGACGCGGGCGCGTCGTTCACCGCGGTCATCCAGCTCGGCACCGAGGTCGCGGTGCTGATCTACTTCGCCAAGGACATCGGCAACTTCATCGGTGCCTGGTTCCGCGGCCTGTTCAGCAAGGCCGCGCGCAAGACCGAGGACTACCGCATGGCCTGGTACGTGATCATCGGGTCGATCCCGATCAGCGTGCTGGGCTACCTGTTCAAGGACGAGATCCGGTCGTCGCTGCGCAACCTGTGGATCACCGCCACCGTGCTGGTGGTGTTCGGCCTGCTGCTCGGCCTGGCCGACCAGTTCGCCCAGCACATCCGCACCAAGCTCCAGCTCAAGGACGCCATCGGCATGGGCCTGGCCCAGGCGCTGGCGCTGATCCCCGGCGTGTCCCGCTCCGGCGGCACCCTCACCGCGGGCCTGTTCCTCGGCCTGGACCGCGCCTCCGCGGCCCGCTACTCGTTCCTGCTGGCCCTGCCCGCCGTGTTCGGCGCGGGCATCTTCAGCATCCCCGACGTGCTCGAACGCGCCGAGCCCAACGCCGCCTCCGTGCCGCAGATGATCGTCGCCACGATCGTGTCGTTCGGGGTCGGCTACGCCACGATCGCGTGGCTGCTGCGCTACGTCTCCAAGCACAGCTACTCGGTGTTCGTGTGGTACCGGCTGCTGCTGGGCATCGTCCTGATGGGGCTGCTGTCGATGGGCCTCATCAACCCGACATAGGGTTGACCCCGTGGCTACCGTGATCTTGCTGCGACACGCCCGCTCCACCGCCAACGGAGCGGGCGTGCTCGCGGGGCGCCAACCCGGCGTGGCGCTGTCC is a window from the Saccharothrix saharensis genome containing:
- a CDS encoding aldo/keto reductase translates to MEQRYLGRSGLRVSRMALGTMTWGRDTDADEAATQLLAFAEAGGTLVDTADVYVEGESERILGGLLGEVVPREELVIATKAVARRNDGPFGGGASRGALLHALDGSLRRLRVEHIDLWQLHAWDANVPLEETLSALDAAVTSGRVRYAGVSNYSGWQLGTAAALPGHTPLVSTQVEYSLLERGVEREVVPAAQHHGIGLLPWAPLGRGVLTGKYRNGTPSDSRGASAHFAGYVEQHRTERAARIVQAVATAADGLGTNALCVALAWVRDRPGVVAPVVGARDTVQLLGSLAAEELTLPPAIRAALDDVSAVEFGYPERPMG
- a CDS encoding DUF5703 family protein; translated protein: MGEGVVDGDWEYRPLRLPAGVSRRTATTQLAIHAEFAGWELSRTLLFGDGSRKVWLRRKRTAAVMPGVIT
- a CDS encoding YncE family protein, which codes for MRRLAAVVLTGVALVSGCATEENPADPLQLAATLEPARPAVSPDQATAPEGRVVPSGRATSVAVAGGRVAVALAEPPSVALYPLDTLSDPVVVPLPGPAERLVTVGDVVEAVVPAGVVVTIRPDGTSSQRAVDGAPVDTARVGDRTLVAQRDLRQVSVDGHVVRGISSPDRLVAVGGAAVVLDRPRSAVFDLDPAADGPGAGLRAGEGATNAVADRFGRVFVVDTRGGELMAFSTGPLIMRLRYPVPGEPYGMAYDEARDLVWITLTGRNEVVAFDVAGAEPVERHRFAAVRQPDSVAVDPGSGRVFVASGDGAGMQVIG
- a CDS encoding undecaprenyl-diphosphate phosphatase translates to MSWLQAIVLGLVQGLTEFLPISSSGHIRIVSTLFFGNDAGASFTAVIQLGTEVAVLIYFAKDIGNFIGAWFRGLFSKAARKTEDYRMAWYVIIGSIPISVLGYLFKDEIRSSLRNLWITATVLVVFGLLLGLADQFAQHIRTKLQLKDAIGMGLAQALALIPGVSRSGGTLTAGLFLGLDRASAARYSFLLALPAVFGAGIFSIPDVLERAEPNAASVPQMIVATIVSFGVGYATIAWLLRYVSKHSYSVFVWYRLLLGIVLMGLLSMGLINPT
- a CDS encoding LLM class F420-dependent oxidoreductase, which produces MRLGLNLGYWGAGNDAANLELAREADRLGYSVVWAAEAYGSDAPTVLAWVAAQTERVDVGSAILQIPARTPAATAMTAATLDSLSGGRFRLGLGVSGPQVSEGWHGVRFDKPLGRTREYVDIVRAALRRERLSYAGEHYTLPLPDGPGKALTLTVHPVREHIPVYLAAMGPRNVELAGEIADGWLALFLSPEHSGDVLASLRAGREKAGKTLDGFDIAATVPLVVGDDWRACADVIRPYTALYVGGMGSRKKNFYNDNAARMGFAAEAAEVQERYLAKDYEGAMAALPVDFLDATALLGPKERIADRMRAFAEAGVTTLTLSPMLQDLDQGIAALRTAIEALDLAGVGS